A region of Reichenbachiella carrageenanivorans DNA encodes the following proteins:
- a CDS encoding FKBP-type peptidyl-prolyl cis-trans isomerase: MNIGNQKVVSITYKLQEGNKSGAVVQEVDSKEPFVFLFGAQQVLPDFEIHLNEKAVGDSFEFGIESDKAYGPVDENAVVDLPKNMFEVDGKLGDIVKVGNYLPMNDQEGNPLQGLVVEIKDEHVKMDFNHPMAGKDLFFSGEVVEIREATAEELEHGHVHGPGGHQH, from the coding sequence ATGAATATAGGAAACCAAAAAGTAGTATCCATCACCTATAAACTCCAAGAGGGAAATAAGAGTGGTGCGGTAGTCCAAGAAGTGGACAGCAAAGAACCATTCGTATTTTTGTTTGGAGCACAGCAGGTATTACCTGACTTTGAAATTCATCTGAATGAAAAAGCCGTTGGCGATTCTTTTGAATTCGGCATCGAGAGCGACAAGGCCTATGGCCCTGTAGATGAAAACGCAGTAGTAGATTTACCCAAAAACATGTTTGAAGTAGATGGCAAACTTGGTGATATCGTAAAAGTGGGCAACTACCTACCGATGAACGATCAAGAAGGCAATCCACTACAAGGGCTAGTCGTGGAGATCAAAGACGAGCATGTGAAAATGGACTTCAACCACCCTATGGCTGGCAAAGACCTTTTCTTCTCTGGTGAAGTAGTCGAGATCAGAGAAGCCACTGCCGAAGAATTAGAGCACGGTCATGTACACGGGCCAGGTGGACATCAACATTAA
- a CDS encoding DUF2490 domain-containing protein: MKRILAGVLLLLSTIDSYGQEVHGDPNVWFFMLNHYSLNEKWRIGNELHVRRNDWTKEQEQFLIRPYLDYKLNDNVSFTVGYTYIKNSQFGKYPLPTAVPENNIWEQVTLTQKIGKLKIMHRYRQEHRFIGVPVKVSDDNYEIDGTHFTNRFRYRFTMFRDLTDDWFVHVFDEIWFHQDGLKPKSFDRNWLYVGAGYRVARNANVQLGFLHQWIRATADRYAERPTVQLMFQYDF; encoded by the coding sequence ATGAAAAGAATTTTAGCAGGAGTCTTGCTCCTACTCAGTACGATAGATAGTTATGGACAAGAGGTTCATGGAGATCCTAATGTTTGGTTTTTTATGTTGAATCATTATTCGCTCAATGAAAAATGGAGAATAGGCAATGAGTTGCATGTCAGAAGAAACGATTGGACCAAAGAGCAAGAACAGTTTTTGATTCGACCTTATTTGGATTATAAACTCAATGATAATGTGTCGTTTACGGTCGGATATACCTACATCAAAAATTCACAGTTTGGCAAATATCCGCTACCTACGGCAGTACCAGAAAATAACATTTGGGAGCAAGTGACTTTAACCCAAAAGATTGGGAAGTTGAAAATAATGCATCGCTATCGGCAGGAACATCGGTTTATAGGTGTGCCTGTTAAGGTGTCAGACGATAATTATGAAATAGACGGGACGCATTTCACTAATCGTTTTAGGTACCGATTTACGATGTTTAGAGACCTGACAGACGATTGGTTTGTTCATGTATTTGATGAGATTTGGTTTCACCAAGATGGATTGAAACCGAAGTCTTTTGATAGAAACTGGTTGTATGTAGGAGCAGGGTATAGGGTGGCAAGAAATGCCAATGTGCAGCTAGGGTTTCTGCACCAGTGGATCAGGGCTACTGCCGATAGGTATGCAGAGCGACCTACAGTACAGCTGATGTTCCAATACGATTTTTAA
- a CDS encoding type II toxin-antitoxin system RelE/ParE family toxin, producing the protein MNKIREVIAYKHYFEEFLKSQPIKVQDKVFKIIEAIETLERIPSQYLKHLENSDGLYEARIKLGSNIWRVFCFFDKGKLVILLNGFQKKTQKTPKNEIQKALKLKSDYYNDKLKKHGN; encoded by the coding sequence ATGAACAAAATCAGAGAAGTAATAGCATACAAACATTACTTTGAAGAATTTCTCAAGAGCCAACCAATCAAGGTTCAAGACAAAGTCTTCAAAATAATTGAAGCTATTGAAACTCTAGAACGAATACCAAGTCAATACCTCAAACATCTTGAAAATTCAGACGGTCTATATGAAGCAAGAATTAAGCTGGGGTCAAACATTTGGCGAGTATTCTGCTTTTTCGACAAAGGAAAATTGGTGATTCTATTGAACGGATTTCAGAAGAAGACCCAAAAGACACCTAAGAATGAAATACAAAAAGCACTTAAATTGAAGTCAGACTATTACAACGATAAACTGAAGAAACATGGAAACTAA
- a CDS encoding sensor histidine kinase: protein MHRSHSNTFQSIFYSCVEGILLVNQGKITLANPQCEALFGYGSGELLGMSIEELMPKDVRTKHVVDRQNYDKRPEPRQMGVGRDLVALKKDGSTFPVEVSLNVAQVDDEDVTIAHIIDISKRKEIEQELKRSEEQLTHYAAELEQRVNDRTKKLHAVVDELQQTNADLELQIKERIKAENEARIALGKEKELHELKTRFVSMASHEFRTPLSAILSSVSLIGKYNTEENKDKKLKHINRIKSSVGELTSILNDFLSMDRLDAGKLSVWHREIKLCDFLHEIVDEMRELMKRGQQLDLKCEHPDSIFVTDPQILKQVLVNLLSNAIKYSPEKSVIRMQVRLINDELEIQVADQGIGIPQVDQKYLFDKFFRAHNAAHIQGTGLGLNIVHKYLELIEGEIAFESEEGKGSTFNLKIKSGENE, encoded by the coding sequence ATGCATCGTTCTCATTCCAACACGTTTCAGAGTATTTTTTATTCTTGTGTAGAAGGCATATTGCTTGTCAACCAGGGCAAAATCACATTGGCCAACCCACAATGTGAGGCGTTGTTTGGCTATGGGTCAGGCGAATTGCTGGGGATGAGTATCGAAGAGCTAATGCCAAAGGATGTACGAACCAAACATGTGGTGGATCGTCAGAATTATGATAAGCGCCCTGAACCAAGACAAATGGGGGTAGGGAGAGACCTAGTGGCGCTAAAAAAGGATGGAAGTACTTTTCCTGTGGAAGTAAGTCTCAACGTGGCGCAAGTAGATGATGAAGACGTAACGATTGCACACATTATCGATATATCCAAGAGAAAAGAAATAGAGCAAGAGCTCAAGCGTAGTGAGGAACAGCTGACGCACTATGCCGCCGAACTAGAGCAGCGGGTGAATGATCGGACTAAAAAGCTACATGCTGTAGTGGATGAATTGCAGCAAACTAATGCAGACCTAGAACTGCAAATCAAAGAAAGAATAAAAGCTGAAAATGAAGCAAGAATAGCACTAGGGAAAGAAAAGGAGTTGCATGAGTTGAAAACACGTTTTGTGTCTATGGCTTCGCATGAGTTTCGTACGCCACTGAGTGCCATACTTTCTTCTGTATCACTCATTGGCAAATACAACACAGAGGAAAATAAAGACAAAAAACTCAAGCATATCAACCGAATCAAATCGAGTGTGGGAGAGCTAACGAGTATACTCAATGATTTTCTATCAATGGATCGCTTGGATGCGGGTAAGCTGTCGGTGTGGCATCGGGAGATTAAGCTTTGTGATTTTCTTCATGAGATCGTAGATGAGATGCGTGAGCTGATGAAGCGTGGACAACAATTAGACCTGAAGTGTGAACATCCCGATTCAATATTTGTGACAGATCCTCAGATACTTAAGCAAGTGTTAGTCAATTTACTGTCCAATGCCATCAAGTACTCTCCAGAAAAATCTGTGATTCGCATGCAGGTAAGGCTTATCAATGATGAATTAGAGATTCAGGTCGCTGATCAGGGGATTGGCATTCCTCAGGTAGATCAAAAGTACCTGTTCGACAAATTTTTCAGGGCGCACAATGCCGCGCATATACAAGGTACGGGGCTAGGACTCAATATTGTTCATAAATATCTAGAACTGATCGAAGGGGAGATAGCTTTTGAAAGTGAAGAAGGCAAGGGGTCGACCTTTAATCTAAAAATTAAATCAGGCGAAAATGAATAA
- a CDS encoding response regulator — protein MNKILLIEDNVEVRENTAEILELSGYQVTTAPNGKAGLEQLKEQMPDLIICDIMMPELDGYGVLHILSKNPSTAHIPFIFLTAKVEKSDMRMGMNLGADDYLTKPFDDIELLGAVEARLKRTRQIQHDYDSNISGLDHFFNDAQEIESLKALSKEKRIRRHKKKTNLYLQGDFPNYLIFINKGKVKTYKTNKDGKELITGLYGPGDFIGFNDLITQSDHTDSAMAMEECETYFIPKEDFLQLIYKDRSVASRFIKIISGNLKDQEEKMLHIAYNSVRQRVAEALLTVQRNFGMACKQFQFSREDLSNIVGTSPESVIRTLSDFKKEQLIEIKSNQITLKDIDELSAIISRGY, from the coding sequence ATGAATAAAATACTGCTGATCGAAGACAATGTGGAAGTGCGTGAAAATACCGCGGAAATCCTAGAGTTATCAGGCTACCAAGTTACCACCGCACCTAATGGAAAGGCGGGGCTGGAGCAGCTCAAAGAGCAAATGCCAGATTTGATTATTTGCGATATTATGATGCCCGAGCTAGACGGCTATGGTGTATTACATATTCTATCAAAAAATCCGTCTACCGCACATATACCATTTATTTTCTTGACAGCCAAGGTGGAAAAATCCGATATGCGCATGGGGATGAATCTGGGTGCGGATGATTATCTCACCAAGCCGTTTGACGACATAGAGCTGCTTGGCGCAGTAGAGGCACGGCTGAAACGTACACGCCAGATTCAGCACGACTATGATAGCAACATTTCGGGCTTAGATCACTTTTTTAATGATGCTCAGGAGATCGAAAGCCTGAAAGCGCTGTCCAAGGAAAAGCGCATCAGACGACATAAAAAGAAGACAAATTTGTATCTGCAGGGGGACTTTCCTAACTATTTGATTTTCATCAATAAAGGGAAGGTGAAGACCTATAAGACCAACAAGGATGGCAAGGAGCTTATCACGGGGTTGTACGGCCCAGGAGATTTTATCGGGTTCAACGACCTGATTACCCAATCCGACCATACCGATTCGGCCATGGCCATGGAAGAATGCGAAACCTATTTTATTCCTAAAGAAGACTTTCTACAGCTGATCTATAAGGACAGATCGGTGGCTTCTCGGTTTATCAAGATCATTTCTGGCAACCTGAAAGATCAGGAGGAGAAGATGCTTCATATTGCCTACAACTCTGTGCGTCAGCGTGTGGCCGAAGCCCTGCTCACCGTGCAGCGCAATTTTGGAATGGCGTGCAAGCAGTTTCAGTTTTCGCGAGAGGACCTGTCCAATATCGTAGGCACTTCTCCTGAGTCTGTGATTCGTACGTTGTCGGATTTCAAAAAGGAGCAATTGATCGAAATCAAATCAAATCAAATCACCTTGAAAGACATCGACGAGCTATCGGCTATTATATCTCGTGGTTATTGA
- a CDS encoding IS110 family RNA-guided transposase, which yields MENTTPKQIFYPHIVGIDISKMSIDVALINSSSMKCNNGLFSNDSEGFQKMKRWLKQHGNDCGEDILFCMEHTGIYTRNIVKYLLKRGCKVWLESSLHIKRSMGLIRGKSDKIDAERIANFAFDHQRDAKLVKLSHPTLNRLKDLMKTRMRLQKSLHSQQIAVDELTKVDPKAGREIERISRSAISGLKKSLDKVEAKMDELIQIDKHLKALYELVTSVKSVGKVLAVDLIVYTEGFTRMLDNRKLACYCGVAPFEYSSGTSIFASPGTSSFANKQLKFHLHMCAMNAIKCHKELRGYYLRKTEEGKSKMSALNAVRNKLLHRVVAVVKRGTPYQEKLD from the coding sequence ATGGAAAATACCACCCCTAAACAAATCTTCTACCCACATATCGTGGGTATAGACATCAGCAAAATGAGTATTGATGTGGCTTTGATTAACAGCTCATCGATGAAGTGCAACAATGGCTTGTTTAGTAATGATAGCGAAGGCTTCCAGAAAATGAAAAGATGGCTTAAACAACATGGCAATGACTGTGGTGAGGACATCCTTTTCTGCATGGAACATACCGGTATCTATACCAGAAACATTGTCAAGTATTTGCTCAAAAGAGGATGCAAAGTTTGGCTGGAATCCTCCCTGCACATCAAAAGAAGCATGGGACTAATCAGGGGTAAGTCAGACAAAATCGACGCTGAAAGAATTGCCAATTTTGCTTTTGATCATCAACGTGATGCCAAACTGGTCAAACTCTCACATCCTACCTTAAACCGCCTCAAAGATCTAATGAAAACCAGAATGAGGCTTCAAAAAAGTTTACACAGTCAGCAAATTGCTGTAGATGAGTTGACCAAAGTAGACCCAAAAGCAGGACGTGAAATCGAAAGAATCAGTAGATCAGCTATCAGTGGGTTAAAAAAATCTTTAGATAAAGTTGAAGCCAAAATGGACGAATTGATTCAGATAGATAAACACTTAAAGGCCCTCTACGAATTGGTCACTTCGGTGAAAAGTGTAGGCAAGGTTTTGGCCGTGGATCTGATCGTTTATACAGAAGGATTTACTCGCATGTTGGACAACCGAAAGCTGGCTTGTTATTGCGGTGTAGCTCCTTTCGAATACAGTAGTGGAACCAGCATATTTGCCAGTCCAGGCACATCAAGTTTTGCCAACAAACAACTCAAATTTCATCTACACATGTGTGCGATGAATGCCATCAAATGTCACAAAGAACTTCGAGGATATTACCTTCGGAAAACCGAAGAAGGGAAAAGTAAAATGAGTGCACTCAATGCAGTGAGAAACAAACTACTCCATAGAGTAGTCGCCGTAGTAAAAAGAGGAACCCCTTATCAAGAGAAATTGGATTAA
- a CDS encoding zinc metalloprotease: MKKLFFALCATLMIVSCQDFNEVSQTQKNKPKISITIPDALINYQTAARQTGTVDIKTMLNSTLFAGSNIQVKDVHTFKTIDAATTVETVDQQFQSTLTSRWVPGDINRNWNGDGDLDDIDWVSFYPFAVANELYDAEPIYRSMYAKWQNDGYCNTVTVDEMTYDFAMGNPSLILDFGLPSTGNPIADISVVGFLPASIFEAVLGAENILGVAFSFVFVDDNGDPIKSTRGKEDKAYTEVWFNDGFTWADGAGSGVIDLKSVILHEFGHTLNLGHFGILQAFTDTETGATDYVYQPVNTMNALYIGESRDFLGPNDKGNYCEAWGGWPWN, encoded by the coding sequence ATGAAAAAGTTATTTTTTGCACTATGTGCAACACTGATGATTGTGTCCTGTCAAGATTTTAACGAAGTCAGTCAAACACAAAAAAACAAACCTAAAATCAGTATCACCATCCCAGATGCGCTCATCAATTACCAAACCGCTGCACGCCAAACAGGTACTGTAGACATCAAAACAATGCTAAATAGTACGCTCTTTGCCGGTAGCAACATCCAAGTCAAAGATGTACATACCTTTAAGACTATCGATGCTGCAACTACAGTGGAGACGGTTGATCAACAGTTTCAGAGTACATTGACTTCCAGATGGGTACCTGGAGATATCAACCGTAACTGGAATGGTGACGGAGACTTGGATGATATTGATTGGGTTTCGTTCTATCCCTTTGCTGTGGCCAATGAACTCTATGATGCCGAACCGATCTATCGCAGCATGTATGCCAAGTGGCAAAATGATGGTTATTGCAATACCGTCACTGTAGACGAGATGACTTATGACTTTGCCATGGGTAACCCTAGCTTGATTTTAGACTTTGGTTTGCCGAGTACTGGCAATCCGATTGCAGATATTTCTGTGGTCGGTTTCTTGCCCGCTTCTATTTTTGAAGCTGTTCTTGGAGCTGAGAATATTTTGGGAGTGGCATTTTCCTTCGTATTTGTGGATGACAATGGTGATCCTATCAAGTCTACCCGAGGCAAGGAAGATAAGGCTTATACTGAGGTTTGGTTCAACGACGGATTTACCTGGGCAGATGGTGCAGGGTCGGGCGTGATCGATTTGAAATCAGTGATTTTACATGAGTTTGGCCATACGCTCAACCTCGGTCACTTTGGTATCCTACAAGCATTCACAGATACCGAAACTGGGGCTACCGACTATGTCTATCAGCCTGTCAATACCATGAACGCGCTTTACATAGGAGAATCTAGGGACTTCCTAGGGCCTAATGACAAAGGCAACTACTGCGAAGCATGGGGTGGGTGGCCTTGGAATTAA
- a CDS encoding acyl-CoA dehydrogenase family protein: MTTDLLASPYFEKNPSLYAFLPMLYMVWADAVLTPSEVVKIRELMESQGWLSSEEREFLLSYLDPKNPPRPRQLKSWLVEIRKTANQLSPEMRNSLVDIGLKLAALNARSQDIDSLDKAREPLTNIEEALGVITSEAAYHLRSANRDTVTGSQSTEQIFDIQQMADLLDGPDKEIIRKVKTVLSDKEFAYIDPDNLSDYREKVLQWCKYLAEQGFGAMAFPQEYGGGGDMRSYFSIMETLSYHDLSMVIKFGVQFGLFGMSIYFLGTKKHHEKYLSLVGSLELSGCFAMTETRHGSNVKGIETTATYNHGNKTFIIHTPHPDACKEYIGNAAVHGEMATVFAKLVIDGVDYGVNAFLVPLRDKNKNTLTGVKIVDCGRKMGLNGVDNGKVWFDQVVIPYDNMLDRFASVSSEGQFESPITSDNRRFFTMLGTLVGGRIGIPRSGLSATKSGLAIAIKYGDKRRQFGPENESEVPILNYRTHQRRLMPLLANSYALHFSLQYLTERFLSRTEDDMQEIEALAAGLKSFTTWHATQALQECREACGGKGYLSENRIDRLKNDTDVYTTFEGDNTVLMQLVAKSRLSEFKKEFSDINLFGILGYIADQAKTSVTELNPITVRNTSKEHLLDFDFHLSAFRYREKEILSAAARRIKKHIDQGMDSFDAFNQTQNHLLNVGFAYVERIILEQFVAQIERTEDAGCKAILTQLCQLFALSQIEKNKGWYLEHDYMAGVKTKAIRREINQLCMQIRENAVPLVEAFKIPDSCLAAPIAMV; the protein is encoded by the coding sequence ATGACCACAGACCTCTTAGCATCTCCATATTTCGAAAAGAACCCTTCACTTTACGCCTTTTTGCCTATGCTCTACATGGTATGGGCAGACGCTGTCCTTACGCCAAGTGAGGTGGTCAAAATCAGGGAATTGATGGAAAGTCAAGGCTGGCTGAGTAGTGAAGAGCGGGAGTTTCTACTCTCATATTTGGATCCCAAAAATCCACCTCGCCCTAGACAACTCAAGTCTTGGTTGGTAGAAATAAGAAAAACTGCAAATCAGCTCAGTCCAGAGATGCGCAACTCCCTAGTAGATATAGGTCTCAAGCTAGCGGCACTCAATGCTCGTAGTCAAGACATCGACTCGCTCGACAAAGCCCGCGAGCCACTGACCAACATAGAGGAAGCACTGGGCGTGATTACCAGCGAAGCTGCTTACCACTTGCGCTCCGCCAACCGTGACACTGTCACTGGTAGTCAAAGCACCGAACAGATATTTGACATACAGCAAATGGCCGACTTGCTAGACGGACCAGACAAAGAAATTATCCGGAAGGTGAAAACAGTCCTCTCAGACAAAGAGTTTGCTTACATCGATCCAGATAATCTTTCCGACTATCGCGAAAAAGTCTTGCAGTGGTGTAAGTACCTCGCGGAGCAGGGTTTTGGTGCCATGGCATTTCCTCAAGAGTATGGCGGCGGCGGTGACATGAGATCCTACTTCAGCATCATGGAAACACTATCGTACCACGACCTCAGCATGGTTATCAAGTTTGGTGTGCAGTTTGGGCTTTTTGGGATGAGTATTTACTTTTTAGGAACCAAAAAACACCATGAAAAATACCTGTCATTAGTAGGTAGCTTGGAGTTGTCAGGCTGCTTTGCTATGACAGAGACGCGTCACGGGTCCAATGTGAAAGGGATCGAAACCACGGCAACTTACAATCACGGCAATAAGACCTTTATCATCCACACGCCTCACCCTGATGCCTGCAAAGAGTACATAGGCAATGCCGCTGTACATGGTGAAATGGCGACAGTCTTTGCCAAGCTCGTTATCGATGGTGTAGATTATGGAGTCAATGCTTTTCTAGTTCCGCTCCGGGACAAAAACAAAAACACTTTGACTGGCGTCAAAATAGTAGACTGTGGTCGGAAAATGGGTCTCAATGGTGTGGACAATGGCAAAGTATGGTTTGATCAAGTCGTCATTCCTTATGACAATATGCTAGATAGATTCGCCTCTGTTAGCTCAGAAGGGCAGTTCGAAAGCCCCATCACCAGCGACAATCGTCGCTTTTTCACGATGCTCGGCACTTTGGTGGGAGGGCGTATCGGCATCCCTCGCTCGGGGCTCAGTGCCACCAAGAGTGGACTAGCCATTGCCATCAAATATGGCGACAAACGCAGACAGTTTGGCCCAGAGAATGAAAGTGAAGTACCCATTCTCAACTACAGAACCCATCAGCGTCGATTGATGCCGCTTTTGGCTAATAGCTACGCACTGCACTTTTCACTCCAGTACTTGACCGAGCGGTTTTTGAGCAGGACAGAGGATGATATGCAGGAGATCGAAGCACTCGCTGCAGGGTTGAAATCCTTCACGACATGGCATGCAACACAGGCACTTCAGGAATGCAGAGAAGCCTGCGGTGGCAAAGGCTACCTTTCCGAAAACCGCATCGACCGTCTCAAAAATGACACAGATGTGTACACGACCTTTGAGGGTGACAATACTGTACTGATGCAACTAGTGGCGAAAAGCAGGTTGTCGGAGTTTAAAAAGGAATTTTCGGACATCAACCTTTTTGGTATCTTGGGCTACATTGCAGATCAGGCGAAAACTTCTGTAACTGAACTCAATCCTATCACTGTCCGAAACACCAGTAAGGAGCACTTATTGGATTTTGATTTTCATTTGAGTGCTTTTCGCTATCGAGAAAAAGAAATCTTGAGTGCAGCTGCACGTAGGATTAAAAAGCATATTGATCAAGGAATGGACTCTTTTGATGCCTTCAACCAAACGCAAAACCACTTACTCAACGTTGGTTTTGCCTATGTGGAAAGAATCATATTGGAACAGTTTGTAGCGCAAATCGAGCGAACAGAAGATGCAGGCTGCAAAGCGATACTCACCCAACTGTGTCAGCTTTTTGCTCTGTCTCAAATCGAAAAAAACAAGGGATGGTATCTAGAGCACGACTACATGGCTGGTGTCAAAACCAAAGCTATCCGTCGTGAGATCAACCAGCTCTGCATGCAAATCAGGGAAAATGCAGTTCCGTTGGTAGAGGCATTCAAAATCCCCGATAGTTGTCTGGCAGCACCTATAGCTATGGTCTAA
- a CDS encoding helix-turn-helix domain-containing protein, with protein sequence METKSWKSIKDDVYGVEGTERRDQLEREASSFSVGLLLRKAREDKHLTQEQLGELVDKKRTYISRVENDGSNLTLKTLYDIVEKGLGGKVTISIDV encoded by the coding sequence ATGGAAACTAAATCGTGGAAATCAATCAAAGATGACGTCTATGGAGTCGAAGGAACTGAGAGACGTGACCAGTTGGAACGAGAAGCCTCAAGTTTCTCAGTTGGACTACTTTTAAGGAAAGCCCGAGAAGATAAACACTTAACTCAGGAACAACTTGGAGAACTCGTTGATAAAAAAAGAACGTACATTTCCAGAGTTGAAAATGACGGAAGTAACTTAACCCTTAAAACACTTTACGATATTGTTGAAAAAGGTCTTGGCGGCAAAGTAACAATCAGCATTGACGTTTAA
- the bcp gene encoding thioredoxin-dependent thiol peroxidase has protein sequence MSLSVGDQAPDFEAKIQDGTTIKLSDYQGKKVVLYFYPKDNTPGCTAQSCNLRDNYELLQKQGYVVLGVSTDSEKSHVKFIDKFELPFDLIADPDKVVHDLYGTWAEKQMYGRKYMGTVRTTFVIDEQGVISEIIGKVKTKEHTAQIIK, from the coding sequence ATGAGTTTATCAGTAGGAGACCAAGCACCAGATTTTGAGGCGAAGATACAAGATGGCACGACTATTAAATTGTCTGATTATCAAGGTAAGAAAGTAGTCCTTTACTTTTATCCCAAAGACAATACCCCTGGGTGTACTGCACAGTCGTGCAACCTGCGAGATAATTACGAATTGTTACAAAAGCAAGGCTATGTGGTTTTGGGAGTGAGTACTGATTCCGAAAAATCCCACGTGAAGTTTATCGACAAGTTCGAACTACCCTTTGATCTGATCGCAGATCCTGACAAAGTAGTGCATGACCTCTATGGCACGTGGGCAGAAAAACAGATGTATGGTCGCAAGTACATGGGCACAGTACGGACGACATTTGTGATCGATGAGCAGGGCGTGATATCAGAAATTATTGGGAAAGTGAAAACTAAAGAGCATACGGCTCAGATTATCAAATAA
- a CDS encoding serine hydrolase, whose amino-acid sequence MNRSIIFILLITFAISHNGNSQLKSEEVNALVETTLEKFGSAGMAVGIVKDGTIIHSKGYGIKSKNSNDYVNEHTQFAIASNSKAFTTTALAILVEQGKIDWDDKVIEHIPEFKMYNSYVTENFTIQDLLTHRSGLGLGAGDLMFIPEGSDFTIQDILSNFQYFEPQSAFRTKYDYDNILYIVAGELIARVSGQSWEDFVQNNIFKTLGMQNTFSSFSSIKSTNKLATPFLIKNGNLEPISHFEQTANGAAGGIISTVADMCQWMLVHLNHGKYGSNNENELFTLDTQREMWRIHNSHVSYPAEPYNSHFSGYGLGWELTDVQGKMVAYHSGLLPGMASMTILVPDLELGIVVMINTSDEVGNSPVEPIVLTILDKYLQIPDNDWVNKVHKRLQSRTSIADSVVITVWETVEQANDDHIVADNYVGIYEDNWFGQVEISKRNDQLWFQSFRSPKLNGRLQYYKANSFAVKWEYQKLNADAFVIFSLNQEGKAKGIKLKGISPEMDFSFDFQDLNLIRVE is encoded by the coding sequence ATGAATAGATCAATAATATTTATACTTCTAATAACCTTTGCCATTTCTCATAATGGTAATTCACAACTCAAATCTGAAGAAGTAAATGCACTTGTAGAAACCACTTTAGAGAAGTTTGGTAGCGCAGGAATGGCTGTTGGGATAGTAAAAGATGGTACAATTATACATTCAAAGGGTTATGGAATAAAATCCAAAAATTCCAACGATTATGTAAATGAGCACACTCAGTTTGCGATTGCCTCGAATAGCAAAGCCTTCACCACTACCGCACTGGCTATTCTGGTTGAACAGGGCAAAATTGACTGGGATGATAAGGTCATTGAGCATATTCCAGAATTCAAAATGTACAATAGCTATGTAACAGAAAATTTTACAATTCAAGATTTATTAACACATCGTAGCGGACTAGGTCTCGGTGCAGGAGATTTGATGTTTATTCCAGAAGGTTCAGATTTTACAATTCAAGATATTTTATCAAATTTTCAATACTTTGAACCTCAATCTGCCTTTAGAACCAAATATGACTATGATAATATCCTTTACATTGTTGCTGGAGAATTAATTGCAAGAGTAAGCGGTCAAAGCTGGGAGGATTTTGTCCAAAACAATATCTTCAAAACTCTAGGTATGCAAAATACATTTAGTTCTTTCTCGTCCATTAAGTCTACTAATAAATTAGCAACACCATTTTTGATTAAAAACGGAAACTTAGAACCAATTTCTCATTTTGAACAAACAGCAAACGGGGCAGCTGGAGGCATTATTTCCACTGTCGCAGATATGTGTCAGTGGATGCTCGTTCATCTAAATCATGGAAAATATGGAAGCAATAATGAAAATGAGTTGTTCACATTGGATACTCAAAGAGAGATGTGGAGAATACATAATTCTCATGTTTCCTACCCTGCTGAGCCATATAATTCTCATTTTTCTGGCTATGGTTTAGGATGGGAGCTTACAGATGTACAAGGGAAAATGGTAGCCTACCACAGCGGTCTTTTGCCAGGAATGGCCTCTATGACAATATTAGTTCCTGACTTAGAACTGGGAATAGTAGTAATGATAAATACTTCTGATGAAGTTGGAAACAGTCCTGTTGAACCCATAGTGCTGACAATTCTTGATAAATATTTACAAATTCCTGATAATGATTGGGTAAATAAAGTTCACAAAAGACTCCAATCAAGAACAAGTATCGCCGATAGTGTAGTAATTACAGTTTGGGAAACAGTTGAACAAGCAAATGATGATCATATAGTAGCAGACAACTACGTTGGTATTTATGAAGACAATTGGTTTGGACAAGTGGAAATATCTAAGAGGAACGATCAACTTTGGTTTCAATCTTTTAGATCACCAAAACTTAACGGTCGGTTGCAATATTATAAAGCTAATTCATTCGCTGTAAAATGGGAATATCAAAAACTGAACGCAGATGCATTTGTCATTTTTTCTCTTAATCAAGAAGGAAAAGCAAAAGGAATCAAATTGAAAGGTATTTCACCAGAGATGGATTTCAGCTTTGATTTTCAGGATTTGAACCTTATAAGAGTAGAATAA